Proteins co-encoded in one Deinococcus roseus genomic window:
- a CDS encoding AGE family epimerase/isomerase, giving the protein MPQRVLASLSFALSTLALAQTPPPVQVETYCQQLVHHVDLWNGGLDGLAGMGAYQTGFTGFFQANLARDWEQTGSQRITSVAQARAIYMNLEAYRASKAQRFRAAAQKGAEFYLNSFWDKQNGGFYWEADRQGNPTSRSKQGYGNVFGLFTLAQLYAVLQDPQYLDLALQQLEVLEKHFVVPDHPGIVLPGFNFDFSEVEGYNNIDTFTHYFEALLALHDVLSGEPQQHVASLIQQAGNSLERVLYHNETGHTDQGYVAYNYDANWQPALEPYTRNTQWTTARQASTGHNIELAYLISRAVERGFNPAWLNTAQKLKKFVEVHTLNPDTGAMQYEVTDYDGTPLQGNPDNDFYVWWANSEAARAFLHFAVVRKDDTLQEFKRQENFIQNHFVDSQYGGWYQNVHVGDLRVFDGSKGNIWTMNYHETMLAAEVLRLAAQYPEAMGNQTSTCLSPAQN; this is encoded by the coding sequence ATGCCGCAACGTGTTCTGGCTTCACTGTCCTTTGCCCTCAGCACCCTGGCCCTGGCCCAGACCCCACCCCCTGTTCAGGTGGAAACCTACTGCCAGCAACTGGTCCACCATGTGGATCTGTGGAATGGCGGCCTGGATGGACTGGCCGGAATGGGAGCTTACCAGACGGGATTTACAGGCTTTTTTCAGGCCAACCTGGCCCGGGACTGGGAACAGACCGGTTCCCAGCGCATCACCTCGGTGGCCCAGGCCCGTGCCATTTACATGAACCTGGAAGCCTACCGGGCCAGCAAAGCCCAGCGCTTCAGAGCTGCAGCACAAAAAGGTGCCGAATTTTACCTGAACAGCTTCTGGGACAAACAGAATGGTGGATTTTACTGGGAAGCAGACCGCCAGGGAAACCCCACCAGCCGCAGCAAACAGGGATATGGCAATGTGTTTGGTTTGTTCACACTGGCGCAGCTGTACGCCGTTCTTCAGGATCCCCAATACCTGGATCTCGCCCTGCAACAACTGGAGGTGCTGGAAAAGCACTTTGTGGTGCCAGACCACCCCGGAATTGTGCTGCCTGGATTCAATTTCGATTTCAGTGAAGTTGAGGGGTACAACAACATCGACACCTTCACCCATTACTTTGAAGCGCTGCTGGCCCTGCACGATGTGCTGTCAGGCGAACCCCAGCAACACGTGGCCAGCCTGATCCAGCAGGCAGGCAACAGCCTGGAGCGGGTGCTCTACCACAATGAAACGGGTCACACAGACCAGGGTTATGTGGCCTACAATTACGACGCCAACTGGCAACCTGCTCTGGAACCTTACACCCGCAACACCCAGTGGACCACCGCCAGACAGGCCAGCACCGGGCACAACATCGAACTGGCCTACCTGATTTCACGCGCAGTAGAACGTGGCTTCAATCCAGCATGGCTGAACACCGCCCAGAAACTGAAGAAGTTTGTAGAGGTGCACACCCTCAACCCCGACACTGGAGCCATGCAGTACGAGGTCACCGATTACGATGGAACCCCCCTACAAGGCAACCCCGACAACGATTTTTATGTATGGTGGGCCAACAGTGAAGCCGCCCGGGCTTTCCTGCATTTTGCCGTGGTGCGCAAAGACGACACCCTGCAAGAATTCAAACGGCAGGAAAACTTCATCCAGAACCATTTTGTGGACAGCCAGTACGGCGGCTGGTACCAGAATGTGCACGTGGGTGACCTGAGGGTCTTTGATGGTTCCAAAGGCAACATCTGGACCATGAACTACCATGAAACCATGCTGGCCGCAGAAGTGCTGAGGCTTGCTGCACAATACCCCGAAGCCATGGGGAACCAGACCAGCACCTGCCTCTCCCCTGCTCAAAACTGA